From the Burkholderia glumae LMG 2196 = ATCC 33617 genome, one window contains:
- a CDS encoding glycoside hydrolase family protein has product MTAPNTNTDPLSAVTVYFKDHFGRPIQDLKIEIKGMEDRANQVYHAASTNSEGAIRFSVQMGTALSVHVKRWTSDTMKEVARLNASLSQAYFNLTSPKTKHELPTKVDDTAKGDYWRGTYLVKPHDNLTTIAKKYHTSVDLLKRVNGLKSDLIVVGQKLKVPPAETRKSDEPTPKKPNPPGSPPQNDHPNNASGAPTSVPRQGAAPIIFPIQTRPLNDEGGVYGTTSADYTWTKPLHGGGHDQARFGANRAGGRKHAARDLYVQAHTPIVAIAPGVVIKCEFFYCQTWQISIHHKTSDGREFIALYGEVDPSSTKVKVGDTVSQGQVLANSGVLLKGNGTPLHVVGSENVSMLHFETYSGALGFDPHSKLNGSSLAAPFQRRGDLIDSLAILQEGYKATFLDAPPLKPIGQRIPIAQLKTSDQGKAFIKGWESVHYDATKENTYYYNDSKGYCTVGWGHLIAKSSCAANGYIAMSSKITVAEAQTLFDNDVAVIEGRVKNAISVPLYQHEYDALISLAFNMGSLSKAPSLCRKLNNGDYTGAPVEFLDIENKTRREREHDMFCLGTYNSNH; this is encoded by the coding sequence ATGACCGCTCCGAATACCAACACTGATCCTCTGTCCGCCGTAACGGTTTATTTCAAGGATCATTTTGGCCGACCGATCCAGGATTTGAAAATCGAGATCAAGGGTATGGAAGACCGCGCAAATCAGGTCTATCACGCCGCATCGACAAATTCGGAGGGCGCGATCCGGTTCTCGGTTCAAATGGGCACCGCGCTATCCGTGCATGTGAAGCGTTGGACTAGCGACACGATGAAGGAAGTCGCTCGTTTGAACGCGTCTCTGTCTCAGGCCTACTTCAATCTGACGAGCCCGAAGACCAAACATGAGTTGCCGACGAAGGTCGACGATACGGCGAAAGGCGATTACTGGCGTGGTACTTACCTTGTCAAGCCGCACGACAATCTGACCACAATCGCGAAGAAATATCATACGAGCGTTGATTTGCTCAAGCGGGTGAATGGACTGAAATCAGACCTCATCGTAGTAGGACAAAAGTTGAAGGTCCCCCCTGCCGAAACTCGGAAATCCGATGAGCCGACGCCAAAGAAACCAAACCCACCTGGTAGCCCACCGCAGAACGACCATCCGAACAACGCTAGTGGAGCGCCGACTTCGGTGCCTCGTCAGGGCGCTGCACCTATCATTTTCCCAATACAAACCCGCCCGCTAAATGACGAGGGGGGCGTATACGGGACGACGTCGGCTGACTATACATGGACCAAACCTTTACATGGCGGCGGTCATGATCAGGCAAGATTTGGTGCGAATCGTGCTGGCGGTCGAAAGCATGCGGCACGAGACCTTTACGTCCAGGCACACACTCCGATTGTAGCGATTGCACCGGGCGTCGTTATCAAGTGCGAATTTTTTTATTGCCAAACTTGGCAGATCAGTATTCATCATAAGACTTCTGATGGTCGAGAGTTTATCGCTTTGTACGGCGAAGTCGATCCATCGTCCACAAAGGTGAAAGTCGGAGACACAGTAAGCCAGGGGCAAGTTCTTGCTAACAGCGGAGTACTGTTGAAGGGAAATGGAACGCCACTGCATGTCGTCGGAAGCGAAAATGTGTCGATGCTCCATTTCGAGACGTATTCGGGCGCTCTCGGATTCGATCCCCATTCGAAACTGAACGGATCATCGTTGGCCGCTCCGTTCCAGCGTCGCGGCGACTTGATCGATTCGCTTGCAATTTTGCAGGAGGGCTATAAGGCGACGTTTCTCGATGCGCCTCCCCTCAAGCCTATTGGTCAACGGATCCCGATAGCGCAATTGAAGACCTCGGATCAAGGCAAGGCATTTATCAAGGGGTGGGAGAGTGTGCATTATGACGCTACGAAGGAAAATACTTACTATTACAACGACAGTAAAGGCTACTGCACGGTTGGCTGGGGTCACCTGATTGCCAAAAGCAGTTGTGCGGCGAACGGGTACATTGCGATGTCGAGCAAGATAACCGTTGCGGAGGCTCAAACACTTTTTGACAACGATGTCGCGGTGATCGAAGGTCGTGTCAAGAATGCGATCAGCGTACCCCTCTACCAGCACGAGTACGATGCACTCATCTCGCTCGCCTTTAATATGGGCAGTCTGAGCAAAGCGCCAAGTCTGTGTCGCAAACTGAACAACGGTGACTATACAGGAGCGCCCGTCGAATTCTTGGATATCGAGAACAAGACACGCCGTGAACGAGAGCACGACATGTTTTGTCTAGGTACTTACAATTCCAATCATTGA
- a CDS encoding lysozyme inhibitor LprI family protein encodes MKKLAQILLLLVSAVFMPVYASAQETYRMTGAAQFEQGHDTHKLPFPVNPQTAAFLTFDDSAFSFHYAGHSCNVKIGKKMKFYVDPVISHSFGSRDKFNAFLSTKFHAKGAALTDTYILGDVDAPLCSGFRSAMIYRSPDEMVLLDGSWAYAFERQSHAPINAEQSFDCNKAATNVEHLICKNPDLIKLDATVNRGYVAMMLTNSKEISYQDPVRLNQINWIKTVRNSCGDNACLMKAYNDRIAYIKGRIASTYPSYPEEDSNQEGD; translated from the coding sequence ATGAAGAAACTAGCACAGATTTTACTCCTTCTAGTGTCTGCGGTCTTTATGCCGGTGTATGCTTCGGCCCAGGAAACATATCGAATGACAGGTGCAGCACAGTTCGAACAGGGCCATGATACTCACAAGTTGCCCTTTCCGGTCAACCCACAGACCGCAGCCTTTCTCACTTTCGATGACAGTGCGTTTTCATTTCATTACGCCGGGCATAGTTGCAACGTAAAGATCGGCAAGAAAATGAAATTCTATGTCGACCCGGTCATCTCTCATTCGTTCGGTTCCAGGGATAAATTCAATGCTTTTCTGAGCACGAAATTCCATGCGAAAGGCGCGGCGCTGACTGACACCTATATCCTGGGTGATGTAGACGCGCCGCTATGCTCGGGCTTTCGGTCAGCGATGATCTATCGATCGCCGGACGAGATGGTGCTGCTCGACGGTTCGTGGGCGTACGCCTTCGAGCGTCAGAGCCATGCGCCGATAAACGCGGAGCAAAGTTTCGACTGCAATAAAGCGGCAACGAATGTCGAGCACCTTATATGCAAGAATCCGGATCTGATTAAGCTTGATGCAACCGTCAATCGTGGCTACGTAGCGATGATGCTGACCAATTCGAAAGAAATTTCATACCAAGATCCAGTGAGACTGAATCAAATCAATTGGATCAAGACAGTGCGGAATTCCTGCGGCGATAATGCTTGCTTGATGAAAGCATATAACGATCGCATAGCTTACATAAAAGGCAGGATAGCAAGCACCTACCCGTCTTATCCAGAAGAAGACTCCAATCAAGAAGGCGATTGA
- a CDS encoding PAAR domain-containing protein, producing MALPIIVVGDTTSHGGRVISGSDIHTIGGKAIARLHDLVDCPEKYPDGKSHGINKIIEAHPTLTIGGERVALHGHHTECGCILIGSTATQVGD from the coding sequence ATGGCACTACCTATCATCGTGGTCGGAGATACGACATCACATGGGGGGCGCGTGATTAGCGGATCGGATATCCATACGATTGGAGGTAAGGCGATTGCTCGTCTGCATGATCTCGTTGATTGCCCAGAGAAATATCCCGATGGCAAATCGCACGGCATTAACAAGATCATTGAGGCGCATCCGACGTTGACAATTGGCGGCGAGCGTGTGGCGCTACATGGTCATCACACCGAATGCGGTTGCATATTGATTGGCAGTACCGCTACACAGGTTGGAGACTAG
- a CDS encoding IS6 family transposase, with translation MPKIRNPFHGYRFPASIISCAVRWYHRFNLSLRDIEELLLERGVTVTYESVRNWCDRFGAQFAHCTKAVRGRSGTTWHLDELFVKLRGEPYVLWRAVDEHGIELDVLLQKRRDKAAAKRFFRRILRANPVPRKIVTDQLRSYPAAKAEVPELGGVKHVFVKACAKVNNRAENSHQPTRRRERQMQGFRDPLRTQASLSRFGPIRQHFALPRHCMRAADHRTQLKERIASWYRWSDAGSLDNQQDSFSSPIRTASSTELDKAICGSFPLPSLCRTAK, from the coding sequence ATGCCAAAGATCCGCAACCCGTTTCACGGCTACCGCTTCCCGGCCTCGATCATCAGCTGCGCGGTACGCTGGTACCACCGCTTCAATCTGAGCCTGCGCGACATCGAGGAACTGCTGCTTGAGCGCGGTGTGACTGTGACCTACGAATCAGTACGCAACTGGTGTGACCGGTTCGGCGCGCAGTTTGCCCATTGCACGAAAGCCGTGCGCGGCAGGTCAGGCACGACCTGGCATCTCGATGAATTGTTCGTGAAGCTGCGCGGCGAGCCGTACGTGCTGTGGCGCGCGGTGGACGAACATGGGATCGAACTGGACGTGCTGCTGCAGAAGCGCCGCGACAAGGCGGCCGCGAAGCGCTTCTTCAGACGCATCCTGCGCGCAAACCCGGTACCCCGGAAGATCGTCACCGACCAGTTGCGCAGCTATCCGGCGGCAAAGGCAGAGGTGCCCGAACTGGGCGGGGTGAAGCACGTATTTGTGAAGGCCTGTGCCAAGGTGAACAACCGGGCAGAAAACAGTCACCAGCCCACGCGCCGGCGTGAGCGCCAGATGCAGGGGTTTCGCGATCCGCTGCGCACTCAGGCTTCCCTTTCACGTTTCGGTCCGATCCGGCAACACTTCGCGCTACCCCGTCACTGCATGAGGGCTGCGGATCACCGCACCCAGCTGAAGGAACGCATTGCCAGCTGGTACCGCTGGAGCGACGCAGGCTCGCTCGATAATCAGCAGGATTCCTTCTCATCACCAATTCGAACAGCCTCCAGCACTGAACTTGACAAAGCCATTTGCGGCAGTTTTCCGTTGCCCAGCTTATGCCGAACGGCGAAGTGA
- a CDS encoding Spy/CpxP family protein refolding chaperone, translated as MKKISLTLAALCALTGSIAAQAQTPASAPAPAAASAPAATHAARHEARVEERIAYLHKQLKITPQQEAQWKPFADTMRENGETMGRLYGERMENKKTATAVDDVKQYAEIAQANADGAKKLVDTFSPLYDALTPEQKALADKAFGERWEQHGPQAAKHAPRHAAKKPAAPAADAASAPAAQ; from the coding sequence ATGAAAAAGATCTCGCTGACCCTCGCTGCGCTGTGCGCGCTCACCGGCTCGATCGCCGCCCAAGCCCAGACGCCCGCGTCGGCTCCCGCTCCCGCTGCCGCATCGGCGCCGGCCGCCACCCACGCTGCCCGCCACGAGGCACGTGTCGAGGAACGGATCGCCTACCTGCACAAGCAGCTGAAGATCACGCCGCAGCAGGAAGCCCAGTGGAAGCCGTTCGCCGACACGATGCGCGAAAACGGCGAAACGATGGGCCGCCTCTATGGCGAGCGCATGGAAAACAAGAAGACGGCCACCGCCGTCGACGACGTGAAGCAGTACGCCGAAATCGCCCAGGCGAACGCCGACGGCGCGAAGAAGCTGGTGGACACATTCAGCCCGCTCTACGACGCACTCACGCCGGAACAGAAGGCCCTGGCCGACAAGGCCTTCGGCGAGCGCTGGGAGCAGCATGGCCCGCAAGCCGCGAAGCACGCGCCGCGTCACGCCGCGAAGAAGCCGGCCGCGCCGGCGGCCGATGCGGCGAGCGCCCCGGCTGCGCAGTAA
- a CDS encoding Lrp/AsnC family transcriptional regulator: protein MRPPRLDQLDALDRNLVSLLQANARASVAELARQLDVARTTVIARIERLERTQVIAGYSARLGQDVLDASLVAYVGIILAPKFGQDVLRRLDRMPEVQLLCAVSGEYDYIAWLRADSPGRLNDLLDEIGSLDGVERTTTSIILARKIDRGTITV from the coding sequence ATGCGCCCACCTCGACTCGACCAACTCGATGCGCTCGACCGCAATCTCGTCTCGCTGCTGCAGGCCAATGCCCGCGCGAGCGTGGCCGAACTTGCGCGTCAGCTCGACGTGGCGCGCACGACGGTGATCGCGCGCATCGAGCGGCTCGAACGCACGCAGGTGATTGCCGGCTACAGCGCGCGGCTGGGGCAGGACGTGCTCGACGCGAGCCTGGTGGCCTATGTCGGCATCATCCTCGCGCCGAAGTTCGGCCAGGACGTGCTCCGGCGGCTCGACCGGATGCCCGAGGTGCAGTTGCTCTGCGCGGTCAGCGGCGAATACGACTACATCGCGTGGCTGCGTGCCGATTCGCCGGGCCGCCTGAACGACCTGCTCGACGAGATCGGCTCGCTCGACGGCGTGGAGCGCACCACCACCTCGATCATCCTCGCGCGCAAGATCGATCGCGGCACGATCACGGTGTGA
- a CDS encoding saccharopine dehydrogenase C-terminal domain-containing protein yields MKIAIVGAGLIGHTIAHLLREAGDYDVVAFDRDADALAKLAEAGIATRRVDSADSNALRDALHGFDALVNALPYYLAVNVARAARAAGVHYFDLTEDVRATQAIRSLAEGAEHAFMPQCGLAPGFIGIAAHSLVAGFSEVRDVKMRVGALPEYPTNALKYNLTWSVDGLVNEYCQPCEAIRDGQRQWVQPMEGLEHFSLDGTEYEAFNTSGGLGTLCETLADKVGTLDYKTVRYPGHRDLMQFLLGDMRLESDRDALKAMLRRAVPTTTQDVVLVFVTVTGVKRGQLVQDVFTRKIFANSIGGMPMSAIQITTAGSMCAVLDLFREGVLPQRGFVRQEQVSLEAFLGNRFGKLYDGATLVPAHALA; encoded by the coding sequence ATGAAGATCGCCATCGTCGGCGCCGGTCTCATCGGCCACACCATTGCCCATCTGCTGCGCGAAGCCGGCGACTACGACGTGGTCGCGTTCGACCGCGACGCCGACGCGCTTGCCAAGCTCGCCGAGGCCGGCATCGCCACGCGCCGCGTCGACTCCGCCGATTCGAACGCGCTGCGCGACGCGCTCCACGGCTTCGACGCGCTCGTCAACGCACTGCCGTACTACCTGGCGGTGAACGTCGCGCGCGCCGCGCGGGCCGCCGGCGTCCATTACTTCGATCTGACCGAGGACGTGCGCGCGACGCAGGCGATCCGCAGCCTCGCCGAGGGCGCCGAGCATGCCTTCATGCCGCAATGCGGGCTCGCGCCGGGCTTTATCGGCATTGCCGCGCATTCGCTGGTGGCCGGCTTCAGCGAGGTCCGCGACGTGAAGATGCGGGTGGGGGCGCTGCCCGAATATCCGACCAACGCGCTGAAGTACAACCTGACCTGGAGCGTGGATGGTCTCGTCAACGAGTACTGCCAGCCCTGCGAGGCGATTCGCGACGGCCAGCGCCAATGGGTGCAGCCGATGGAAGGGCTCGAGCACTTCTCGCTCGACGGCACCGAATACGAGGCGTTCAATACCTCGGGCGGGCTCGGCACGCTCTGCGAGACGCTGGCCGACAAGGTGGGCACGCTCGACTACAAGACGGTTCGCTATCCGGGCCATCGCGACCTGATGCAGTTCCTGCTCGGCGACATGCGACTAGAATCCGACCGCGACGCGCTGAAGGCGATGCTGCGCCGCGCGGTGCCCACCACGACGCAGGACGTGGTGCTGGTGTTCGTGACCGTGACGGGCGTGAAGCGCGGCCAGCTCGTGCAGGACGTGTTCACGCGCAAGATCTTCGCCAACTCGATCGGCGGCATGCCGATGAGCGCGATCCAGATCACCACCGCGGGCTCGATGTGCGCCGTGCTCGACCTGTTCCGCGAGGGCGTGCTGCCGCAGCGCGGCTTCGTGCGGCAGGAGCAGGTGTCGCTGGAGGCGTTCCTCGGCAACCGCTTCGGCAAGCTCTACGACGGCGCGACGCTGGTGCCGGCACACGCGCTCGCCTGA
- a CDS encoding AAA family ATPase yields the protein MKYLVFFCGHAGTGKTTLAKQLIGPLMRTTGEAFCLLDKDTLYGRYSSAAMGALTQDPNDRDSPLYLQHLRDPEYQGLLDTARENLELGISVLVVAPLSREIRDGRLLNRQWLGIGHDIELRVVWVETSEETARARIIARGNPNDAYKLAHWDAYRQRRFVPEGAACEGLLRFDNTAPTGADIEALLHRIVPPAGGAMVPPLPA from the coding sequence GTGAAATACCTGGTGTTTTTCTGCGGTCATGCCGGCACCGGCAAGACCACGCTCGCCAAGCAACTGATCGGCCCGCTGATGCGGACCACCGGCGAGGCATTCTGCCTGCTCGACAAGGACACGTTGTACGGCCGCTACAGCTCGGCCGCGATGGGCGCGCTGACGCAGGACCCGAACGATCGCGACAGCCCGCTCTACCTGCAGCATCTGCGCGACCCGGAATACCAGGGTCTGCTCGACACCGCGCGCGAGAACCTCGAACTAGGCATCAGCGTGCTGGTGGTGGCGCCGCTGTCGCGCGAGATCCGCGACGGACGGCTGCTGAACCGGCAATGGCTCGGCATCGGCCACGACATCGAGCTGCGCGTGGTGTGGGTGGAAACCTCGGAGGAAACCGCGCGCGCGCGCATCATCGCGCGCGGCAATCCGAACGACGCCTACAAGCTCGCGCATTGGGACGCGTACCGGCAGCGCCGCTTCGTGCCGGAGGGCGCCGCCTGCGAAGGGCTGCTGAGGTTCGACAACACCGCCCCGACCGGCGCCGATATCGAGGCGCTGCTGCATCGGATCGTGCCGCCCGCCGGCGGCGCGATGGTGCCGCCGCTGCCGGCCTAG
- the corA gene encoding magnesium/cobalt transporter CorA, whose protein sequence is MLINCVAYQNGRKLADIEIDDISDYVARPECFVWVALKEPSPAELERMGEEFGLHELALEDARNGHQRPKIEEYGDSLFAVLHTVEFDAAGEFEIGELNVFVGPNYVLSIRNHSSHGFQDVRLRCEREPHLLKEGSAFVFYALMDQVVDRYFPTVERLGAELEALEDRIFEKSSPATARAIIQDLYSLKRRLVTVYQHTAPLIEPLSKLVGGRTPQICSGMEHYFRDVYDHLQRITKTLEARREMVVTAVQVDLGMISLAESEVTKRLGSFAALFAIPTMVAGIYGMNFNNIPELHWRFGFYACLGVMAVADLALWWRFRRAGWL, encoded by the coding sequence ATGTTGATCAACTGCGTTGCGTATCAGAACGGCCGGAAGCTGGCCGACATCGAAATCGACGACATCAGCGACTACGTCGCGCGCCCGGAGTGCTTCGTCTGGGTCGCGCTGAAAGAGCCGAGCCCGGCGGAGCTCGAACGCATGGGCGAGGAGTTCGGCCTGCACGAGCTGGCGCTGGAGGACGCGCGCAACGGCCACCAGCGCCCGAAGATCGAGGAATACGGCGATTCGCTGTTCGCCGTGCTGCACACGGTGGAGTTCGACGCCGCCGGCGAGTTCGAGATCGGCGAGCTGAACGTGTTCGTCGGCCCGAACTACGTCCTGTCGATCCGCAATCACAGCTCGCACGGCTTCCAGGACGTGCGGCTGCGCTGCGAGCGCGAGCCGCACCTGCTGAAGGAAGGCTCGGCGTTCGTGTTCTACGCGCTGATGGACCAGGTCGTCGATCGCTATTTCCCCACCGTCGAGCGGCTCGGCGCCGAGCTGGAGGCGTTGGAGGACCGCATCTTCGAGAAGTCGTCGCCGGCCACCGCGCGCGCCATCATCCAGGATCTCTATTCGCTCAAGCGCCGCCTCGTGACCGTCTACCAGCACACGGCGCCGCTGATCGAACCGCTCTCGAAGCTGGTGGGCGGGCGCACGCCGCAGATCTGCAGCGGCATGGAGCATTATTTCCGCGACGTGTACGACCACCTGCAGCGCATCACCAAGACGCTGGAGGCGCGGCGCGAGATGGTGGTGACGGCGGTGCAGGTGGATCTCGGCATGATCTCGCTCGCCGAGAGCGAGGTGACCAAGCGGCTCGGCTCGTTCGCCGCGCTGTTCGCGATTCCGACCATGGTGGCCGGGATCTACGGTATGAACTTCAACAACATTCCGGAGCTGCACTGGCGCTTCGGCTTCTACGCCTGCCTCGGCGTGATGGCGGTGGCCGACCTCGCGCTCTGGTGGCGCTTCCGGCGCGCCGGCTGGCTGTGA
- a CDS encoding YciI-like protein: MFYLLTYDLVDNYLERRGAYREEHLALAQAATERGELLLGGALADPADCAVLLFTGDTPAAAEAFAAADPYVRNGLVRQWQVRRWNVAAGRYAQR; this comes from the coding sequence ATGTTCTATCTGCTGACCTACGATCTGGTCGACAACTATCTCGAACGCCGCGGCGCATATCGCGAGGAACATCTCGCGCTCGCCCAGGCCGCGACCGAGCGTGGCGAGCTGCTGCTCGGCGGCGCGCTGGCCGATCCGGCCGACTGCGCGGTGCTGCTGTTCACGGGCGACACGCCGGCCGCCGCCGAGGCGTTCGCGGCGGCCGACCCCTATGTGCGCAACGGCCTCGTGCGGCAGTGGCAGGTGCGGCGCTGGAACGTGGCCGCCGGCCGCTACGCGCAGCGCTGA
- a CDS encoding DUF3772 domain-containing protein translates to MTWMLLGLIAMPLRPAQAAPFAASATSASAAAAPSISYDDAVASLKRLQAEQDRIKQQTSAATSNQQLDTLDAAAEQLGTNVDNLLDALTPQRAQLQAQLDVLGPPPAAGAAPETPAVARQRADLTARRDQLDAVIKQASAEKVDLTNLNQQFAKLRRGLLRDQLALRSGSLLGPTFWAPLHTPLPGDRQRLHAFFGQIAAQFAFAWDPERRVGTLVMLVLGVATWSLGRRLLERGFSWFCLNRLPPTRLRRSALALTTALATLLATGTAMQLLLLALTRGDALTPALDDFAGKLAELALTCALIAGLGRALLCTRHPSWRLPAIADPVALAMQRFPTVLAALLMVSGTLEQLNRIADTSLPVTVFGRGIVALVVALTIGASLLRANRARAELAAAGEPPEARSTLTGLIHAGVTLAVIASLAALLIGYITVARFITYELVWFEIVLCSFYVLTQLTRDVCASLFSTSYASGNTIKHLFGLADHHLEQASTLLSGCGVALLVLLAALALVTGGFGTTPSDLLDSMLTMLGGTRLRSLNIVPDRIVNAVLALVIGFWLLRSIRLWLDNEFLPTLGMDPGMRASLITLFSNLGYVLLVLMTLSLLGVQWSSLAWIVSALSVGIGFGLQEIVKNFVSGLILLTERPVKVGDMVSISGVEGDIRRINVRATEIQLADRSTVIVPNSQLISQNLRNVTMGNSTQGVATLMLTFPLNTDPEQVRDLLLNAYRSHPGILEKPAPSVTFSQLTPDGITLSVTGYVNSPRVTASTKSDLLFEILKQLRAASITLSSPQMLMIQNAPGSEPAEDTAASRQP, encoded by the coding sequence ATGACGTGGATGCTGCTCGGCCTCATCGCCATGCCGCTCCGGCCCGCGCAGGCCGCGCCGTTCGCCGCCTCGGCCACCAGCGCGAGCGCCGCCGCCGCGCCGTCGATCTCCTACGACGATGCCGTGGCCTCGCTCAAGCGCCTGCAGGCCGAGCAGGACCGCATCAAGCAGCAGACCTCGGCCGCCACCAGCAACCAGCAGCTCGACACGCTCGACGCGGCCGCCGAGCAGCTCGGCACCAACGTCGACAACCTGCTCGACGCGCTCACGCCGCAACGCGCGCAGCTGCAGGCGCAGCTCGACGTGCTCGGTCCTCCGCCCGCGGCCGGCGCGGCGCCGGAAACGCCGGCCGTGGCGCGGCAGCGCGCCGACCTGACCGCGCGCCGCGACCAGCTCGATGCGGTGATCAAGCAGGCCAGCGCCGAAAAGGTGGACCTCACCAACCTCAACCAGCAATTCGCGAAGCTGCGGCGCGGACTGTTGCGCGACCAGCTCGCGCTGCGCTCGGGCAGCCTGCTCGGGCCGACGTTCTGGGCGCCGCTGCACACCCCGCTGCCCGGCGACCGCCAGCGCCTGCACGCGTTCTTCGGCCAGATCGCCGCGCAGTTCGCGTTCGCCTGGGACCCCGAGCGGCGCGTCGGCACGCTGGTGATGCTGGTGCTGGGCGTGGCGACCTGGAGCTTGGGCCGGCGCCTGCTCGAACGCGGCTTCTCGTGGTTCTGCCTGAACCGGCTGCCGCCCACCCGGCTGCGCCGCAGCGCGCTGGCGCTGACCACCGCGCTCGCCACCCTGCTGGCCACCGGCACCGCCATGCAGCTGCTGCTGCTCGCGCTCACGCGCGGCGACGCGCTCACGCCCGCGCTCGACGACTTCGCCGGGAAGCTCGCCGAGCTGGCCCTGACCTGCGCGCTGATCGCCGGCCTCGGCCGCGCGCTGCTCTGCACGCGCCATCCGAGCTGGCGGCTGCCCGCCATCGCCGACCCGGTGGCGCTCGCGATGCAGCGCTTCCCGACCGTCCTGGCCGCGCTGCTGATGGTGTCCGGCACGCTCGAACAGCTGAACCGGATCGCCGACACGAGCCTGCCCGTGACCGTGTTCGGGCGCGGTATCGTCGCGCTGGTGGTGGCGCTGACGATCGGCGCCTCGCTGCTGCGCGCCAACCGCGCGCGCGCCGAGCTGGCCGCGGCCGGCGAGCCGCCCGAGGCGCGCTCCACGCTGACCGGCCTGATCCACGCGGGCGTGACGCTGGCCGTGATCGCCTCGCTCGCCGCGCTCCTGATCGGCTACATCACGGTGGCGCGCTTCATCACCTACGAGCTGGTCTGGTTCGAGATCGTGCTGTGCAGCTTCTACGTGCTGACCCAGCTCACGCGCGACGTCTGCGCGAGCCTGTTCTCCACCAGCTACGCGAGCGGCAACACCATCAAGCATCTGTTCGGGCTCGCCGATCACCATCTCGAACAGGCCTCGACGCTGCTGTCGGGCTGCGGCGTCGCGCTCCTGGTGCTGCTCGCCGCGCTGGCGCTCGTCACGGGCGGCTTCGGCACCACCCCGAGCGACCTGCTCGACAGCATGCTCACGATGCTCGGCGGCACCCGGCTGCGCAGTCTCAACATCGTGCCGGACCGCATCGTCAACGCGGTGCTCGCGCTGGTGATCGGCTTCTGGCTGCTGCGCTCGATCCGCCTCTGGCTCGACAACGAGTTCCTGCCCACGCTCGGCATGGACCCGGGCATGCGCGCCTCGCTCATCACGCTGTTCAGCAACCTCGGCTACGTGCTGCTGGTGCTGATGACGCTGTCGCTGCTGGGCGTGCAGTGGAGCAGCCTGGCGTGGATCGTCAGCGCGCTGTCGGTGGGGATCGGCTTCGGCCTGCAGGAGATCGTCAAGAACTTCGTGTCGGGGCTGATCCTGCTGACCGAGCGGCCGGTGAAGGTGGGCGACATGGTCAGCATCAGCGGCGTGGAAGGCGACATCCGCCGCATCAACGTGCGCGCCACCGAAATCCAGCTCGCCGACCGCTCCACCGTGATCGTGCCGAACTCGCAGCTGATCTCGCAGAACCTGCGCAACGTGACGATGGGCAACAGCACCCAGGGGGTGGCCACCCTGATGCTGACGTTCCCGCTCAACACCGATCCCGAGCAGGTGCGCGACCTGCTGCTCAACGCCTACCGGTCCCACCCCGGGATTCTGGAAAAGCCGGCGCCGTCGGTGACCTTCAGCCAGCTCACGCCGGACGGCATCACGCTCAGCGTGACCGGCTACGTGAACAGCCCGCGCGTGACGGCCTCGACCAAGAGCGACCTGCTGTTCGAGATCCTGAAACAGCTGCGCGCCGCCTCCATCACGCTGTCGAGCCCGCAGATGCTGATGATCCAGAACGCGCCGGGCAGCGAGCCCGCCGAGGACACGGCCGCGAGCCGCCAGCCATGA